One genomic region from SAR92 clade bacterium H455 encodes:
- a CDS encoding pyridoxal phosphate-dependent aminotransferase yields the protein MPELKKSLKLANVCYDIRGPVLDHANLLEDEGQRIIKLNIGNPGAFGFDAPDEIMHDVIHNLREAQGYCHSKGLFSARKAVMQRAQTQGIKNVVVDDVIMGNGVSELIVMSMQALLNNGDEVLIPSPDYPLWTAAVSMAGGTPVHYQCNEDDNWQPNVADIESKITANTRGIVVINPNNPTGAVYSADNLIQIVALAEKYNLVVFADEIYDRIIYDDAVHIPLATLVTDVLCLTFNGLSKTYRLAGFRSGWVITSGAKQNAHSYIEGLEMLASMRLCANVPAMLAVQTALGGYQSINDLILPNGRLLAQRDLAYNLITQIPGVSCVKPKSAMYLFPKLDPVMYPIADDEDLVLELLKQERVLLVQGSAFNMIGTQHFRIVFLPDKDQLIEAIGRLATFLERVRATTTAPQLENPTNEIQA from the coding sequence ATGCCCGAATTAAAAAAATCTCTCAAGCTGGCTAATGTCTGCTATGACATCCGCGGCCCCGTGCTCGATCATGCTAACCTGCTTGAAGACGAAGGCCAACGCATAATTAAGCTAAATATTGGCAACCCAGGCGCCTTTGGCTTTGATGCACCAGATGAAATTATGCACGACGTTATTCACAATCTTCGTGAAGCTCAGGGCTACTGTCATTCAAAAGGCCTTTTCTCTGCGCGCAAAGCAGTAATGCAACGAGCTCAGACTCAGGGCATTAAAAACGTGGTTGTAGATGACGTGATTATGGGCAATGGCGTTAGTGAGTTGATTGTCATGTCGATGCAGGCGCTGTTGAATAATGGCGATGAGGTGCTGATACCCTCCCCCGACTACCCTCTTTGGACTGCGGCTGTGTCTATGGCTGGCGGCACACCTGTGCATTATCAATGCAATGAAGATGACAACTGGCAGCCCAATGTTGCCGATATAGAGAGCAAGATAACCGCCAACACCCGCGGTATCGTTGTAATAAATCCAAACAACCCAACTGGGGCAGTCTACAGCGCGGACAACCTTATCCAAATAGTCGCCCTAGCCGAGAAATACAACCTGGTGGTGTTTGCCGATGAGATATACGACCGTATCATCTATGATGATGCCGTGCATATTCCCCTGGCGACTCTGGTTACAGACGTACTCTGCCTGACATTTAATGGCCTGTCCAAAACCTATCGTCTGGCAGGATTTCGCTCAGGCTGGGTGATTACCTCAGGTGCCAAACAAAATGCCCACAGCTATATCGAAGGGCTGGAAATGCTCGCCTCTATGCGCCTCTGTGCCAATGTACCGGCGATGCTTGCAGTCCAGACTGCTCTGGGTGGCTATCAGAGTATCAACGATCTGATACTGCCCAACGGCAGACTACTGGCGCAGCGCGACCTAGCCTATAATTTGATCACTCAGATTCCCGGGGTGAGCTGCGTTAAACCCAAGTCAGCTATGTACCTGTTCCCCAAGTTGGATCCAGTTATGTATCCAATTGCTGACGATGAAGACCTGGTGCTCGAGCTGCTTAAGCAGGAGCGCGTGCTTCTGGTTCAGGGCAGTGCTTTTAATATGATTGGCACTCAGCACTTCCGCATTGTCTTTTTGCCTGACAAAGACCAGCTGATTGAAGCGATTGGACGTCTGGCAACGTTTCTTGAGAGAGTTCGTGCCACGACTACTGCGCCGCAACTAGAGAACCCTACTAACGAAATCCAAGCTTAA
- a CDS encoding 4-phosphoerythronate dehydrogenase, with product MKIVADQNMLMVDQFFGEFGTITYVPGRSLCAADIAGADILLVRSVTQVNKALLEGSSVSFVGSATIGTDHIDQDYLAQNGIAFAYAPGCNADAVVQYDLSVLSRLQANWLRSTVGIVGCGNVGGRLYRALTNLGVSCTVYDPFLSADSGFNLADFDTVLGSDVICVHTPLTTIGPHPTEHLFNAEVLARIDSGSLLINAGRGAVIDNAALLQLLESGSPLRVALDVWEEEPGISLPLMERVALATPHIAGYSVEGKARGTEMLAEAFKRLNHGDVNTLADQPKSVSRLAAETLSELLLASYDVADDDLRMREALNNSSDVALTFDLLRKQYPERHEFSCYAFSGSAGEGQPELKAQALKLGFR from the coding sequence TTGAAAATAGTAGCGGATCAAAATATGTTGATGGTGGACCAGTTCTTTGGCGAATTTGGCACCATCACCTATGTCCCTGGCCGCTCACTCTGTGCGGCGGATATTGCCGGTGCTGATATTCTCCTGGTGCGCTCGGTAACTCAGGTTAATAAGGCCTTGCTAGAAGGCTCATCGGTCTCCTTTGTTGGCTCTGCAACCATAGGCACGGACCATATAGATCAGGATTATTTAGCGCAGAACGGTATAGCATTTGCCTATGCACCGGGCTGCAACGCCGATGCCGTGGTGCAATATGATTTGTCGGTGCTCAGCCGCCTGCAAGCCAATTGGCTGCGCAGTACTGTCGGCATAGTGGGTTGCGGCAATGTTGGCGGGCGGCTCTATAGAGCGCTGACAAATTTGGGTGTTAGTTGCACTGTTTACGATCCATTCTTAAGTGCTGACTCGGGGTTCAACCTAGCGGATTTCGATACTGTGCTGGGTAGCGATGTTATCTGTGTACACACTCCTTTAACCACCATCGGTCCTCATCCCACCGAGCATTTATTTAATGCGGAGGTGCTGGCCCGTATAGATTCAGGCAGTTTGTTGATCAATGCTGGCCGCGGTGCGGTAATCGACAATGCTGCACTGTTGCAATTACTCGAGAGCGGGTCGCCCTTAAGAGTGGCACTGGATGTCTGGGAGGAGGAGCCTGGTATTAGTCTGCCGCTAATGGAAAGAGTGGCCCTGGCTACGCCGCATATTGCCGGTTATAGCGTTGAAGGCAAGGCCAGAGGCACAGAGATGCTGGCTGAGGCGTTTAAGCGTTTAAACCATGGCGATGTTAATACTCTTGCAGACCAGCCTAAATCAGTTTCTAGGCTAGCCGCAGAGACACTTAGCGAGCTGTTATTGGCCAGCTATGATGTGGCTGATGACGATCTGAGAATGCGTGAGGCGTTGAATAACAGTTCTGACGTGGCCCTAACCTTTGATCTATTGCGCAAGCAGTATCCCGAGCGCCATGAGTTCAGCTGTTATGCATTTAGCGGCAGTGCTGGAGAGGGCCAGCCTGAGCTAAAAGCTCAGGCACTTAAGCTTGGATTTCGTTAG
- a CDS encoding flap endonuclease, with protein sequence MQAYLIDSSIYIFRSYFTLPENWQALDSGHSTHAVYGFTAFLLDMLRNKNPEHLFCAFDESLRSGFRHQLCPDYKANRELPDEALAFQLNACRQLCRVLGVAEMASETYEADDLIGAVAKNTRLANAQPVVVTRDKDLMQLIEAEDLFWDFGKAAPKTQRQVERDLEIGCQQMADFLALTGDSSDNIAGVPGVGAKTAKQLLLHFPDIDAILDHLDQLQDLPIRGASKLADKIDNHREQLLLARQLTTIYTDIKDAPSLEQIAWQGINLDAFDLFCEEMGFAGKFHDRAKQLRRRQLAPSWLSH encoded by the coding sequence ATGCAAGCTTATCTTATCGATTCATCGATCTATATTTTCCGTAGCTATTTTACTCTACCAGAAAACTGGCAGGCTCTAGACTCTGGACATTCGACTCATGCAGTCTATGGCTTTACAGCATTTCTATTGGATATGTTGCGCAATAAAAACCCGGAGCATCTATTCTGCGCCTTCGATGAAAGCTTGCGCAGCGGTTTCCGCCACCAGCTGTGCCCGGACTATAAAGCCAACCGGGAGCTCCCGGATGAGGCCCTGGCCTTTCAGCTAAATGCCTGTCGCCAGCTCTGTCGTGTCTTAGGGGTTGCCGAGATGGCATCGGAAACCTATGAGGCGGACGATCTGATTGGTGCGGTGGCCAAGAACACCAGGTTAGCTAACGCACAGCCTGTGGTAGTGACCAGAGACAAAGATTTAATGCAGCTAATCGAAGCCGAGGATCTGTTTTGGGACTTCGGCAAGGCAGCGCCGAAAACTCAACGCCAGGTTGAAAGAGATCTTGAGATTGGCTGTCAGCAAATGGCGGACTTTTTAGCCTTGACCGGTGACAGCAGTGATAATATAGCAGGGGTGCCGGGAGTAGGTGCCAAGACTGCCAAGCAGTTGTTGCTGCATTTTCCCGATATAGACGCCATTTTGGATCATCTAGATCAGTTGCAAGACTTACCCATTAGAGGCGCAAGTAAGCTTGCAGACAAGATTGATAACCATCGCGAGCAGTTATTGTTGGCGCGGCAGCTGACTACCATTTACACCGATATCAAAGACGCACCCAGCCTTGAGCAGATCGCCTGGCAGGGAATTAATCTTGATGCCTTTGACCTGTTCTGTGAGGAGATGGGCTTTGCCGGCAAGTTCCATGACCGCGCTAAACAGTTGCGCAGGCGACAGCTCGCACCTAGTTGGTTGAGTCACTAA
- a CDS encoding elongation factor P hydroxylase produces the protein MALIIGLFDQLFRERFNTGLLGGAEEPIYIPAGLTAAEAGLSSVESYHRLYFRHDYLSSALHESAHWCIAGAQRRAQLDFGYWYSPDGRSTEQQQLFEQAEVRPQALEWIFSVACGQRFRVSADNLASGQGVSHDFVQAIVRQAQSWCTGDSLPPRGRLFIEALANQFDCTEPLSQDHYQLEAVA, from the coding sequence TTGGCACTAATTATAGGTCTATTTGATCAGTTGTTTCGCGAGCGATTTAATACAGGCTTGCTGGGCGGTGCCGAAGAACCGATTTATATTCCTGCTGGGTTGACCGCAGCGGAGGCTGGGCTAAGCTCTGTGGAATCATATCACCGGCTCTATTTCCGTCATGACTACCTGTCCAGTGCGCTCCATGAATCAGCCCATTGGTGTATTGCCGGTGCCCAGCGTAGAGCGCAGCTGGACTTCGGGTACTGGTACAGTCCCGATGGTCGCTCGACTGAGCAACAGCAGTTATTCGAGCAGGCAGAGGTTAGGCCTCAGGCGCTGGAGTGGATCTTCTCAGTGGCCTGTGGCCAGCGCTTTCGAGTTAGTGCCGACAACCTGGCCTCTGGTCAGGGCGTTAGTCACGACTTTGTTCAGGCTATTGTCAGACAGGCACAGAGCTGGTGCACTGGTGATAGCTTGCCCCCGCGAGGGCGATTGTTTATTGAAGCCCTGGCCAATCAATTTGACTGCACCGAGCCACTATCGCAGGATCATTATCAGTTAGAGGCTGTTGCTTAA
- a CDS encoding acetyl-CoA carboxylase carboxyltransferase subunit alpha produces MNLNYLSFEQPIAELEAKIEELQLVGNDNDLNIADEVTKLRDKSRKLTESIYTKLTPWQVVQVARHPHRPYALDYIKRIFTDFEEMHGDRHFGDDNAIVGGVARLNGVPVMVIGEEKGRGVNEKVMRNFGMPKPEGYRKALRLMETAERFKMPVLTLIDTPGAYPGIDSEERNISEAIARNLATMSRLKTPIICTVIGEGSSGGALAIGVGDKINMLQYSTYFVISPEGCANIIWKTSEKASLAAEAMGVTSDNLERLGIVDETIPEPMGGAHRDIDTMCETLKQSLSRQLEELSAVPIDELLETRFARLMSYGSPE; encoded by the coding sequence ATGAATTTAAACTATCTCTCTTTCGAACAGCCTATAGCCGAACTCGAAGCAAAGATCGAAGAACTACAGCTTGTTGGCAATGATAATGATCTAAATATTGCCGACGAAGTGACCAAGCTGCGCGATAAATCCCGCAAGCTCACTGAAAGTATCTACACCAAGTTAACCCCCTGGCAAGTCGTTCAAGTGGCTCGTCATCCCCATCGTCCCTATGCCCTCGACTACATCAAGCGAATTTTTACTGACTTCGAAGAGATGCATGGCGATCGTCACTTTGGCGACGACAATGCCATTGTTGGCGGCGTTGCCCGTTTAAACGGTGTGCCTGTGATGGTTATAGGCGAAGAGAAGGGCCGCGGCGTCAACGAAAAGGTAATGCGCAATTTTGGCATGCCGAAACCCGAAGGCTACCGCAAAGCGCTGCGTCTAATGGAGACCGCTGAGCGTTTTAAAATGCCAGTGCTGACTCTCATTGACACTCCAGGAGCCTATCCAGGTATCGATTCTGAAGAGCGTAATATTTCCGAAGCGATTGCGCGGAATCTGGCCACTATGTCACGGCTGAAGACGCCAATTATCTGCACCGTGATAGGTGAGGGTAGCTCTGGTGGCGCACTGGCAATAGGCGTCGGCGACAAGATTAATATGCTGCAGTACAGCACCTATTTTGTGATCTCCCCAGAGGGCTGTGCCAATATTATTTGGAAAACCAGCGAGAAGGCATCGCTGGCAGCTGAAGCCATGGGCGTGACCTCGGACAACCTTGAAAGGCTCGGTATAGTTGACGAAACCATTCCTGAGCCAATGGGCGGAGCGCATCGCGATATAGATACTATGTGCGAGACCCTAAAGCAGAGCCTTAGTCGTCAGCTCGAAGAGCTCTCGGCAGTGCCTATAGATGAGTTGTTGGAAACCCGTTTTGCGCGACTGATGTCATACGGGAGTCCTGAATAG
- the dnaE gene encoding DNA polymerase III subunit alpha, giving the protein MTTASFVHLRLHSEYSLVDGLVRIKPLAKAVADLGMPAVALTDFNNFFAAVKFYKATQGSGVKPILGADLLVLDESGEGSPSQLVLLVKDQVGYANLTKLISKAYQEGQRQGVPHIKKSWLGEFSDGLIALSGGRNGEIGVALVSSRVDDAATALEEFMALFGDRFYLELQRTGRPEEEDYLHAAVELAARYNCPVVATNDVRFISKGEFEAHEARVCIHEGRALDDPRRERRFSEQQYLRSAEEMVELFADIPEALANSVEIARRCSIELRLGEYFLPDYPIPEGMTLNEFFTQESKKGLQDRLEVLYDTSAADFPEIQQRYMERLEFELKIIIQMEFPGYFLIVMDFIRWAKTNLIPVGPGRGSGAGSLVAYALLITDLDPLEYDLLFERFLNPERVSMPDFDIDFCMEGRDRVISYVAEQYGRDAVSQIVTFGTMAAKAVVRDVARVQGKSYGLADKLSKLIPFEVGMTLEKAVEQEETLKQFLDEDDEAAEIWGMAVQLEGVARNCGKHAGGVVIAPTKITDFSPIYCDETGGGVVTQFDKNDVEDAGLVKFDFLGLRTLTIIDWAVRMINADRSIVGEAPLEIDKIPLDDQPTYGLMQRAETTAVFQLESRGMKELIKKLGPDRFEDIIALVALFRPGPLQSGMVDDFINRKKGRAEVSYPHSQYQHECLKPALEPTYGIILYQEQVMQIAQEMGGYTLGGADLLRRAMGKKNADEMAKQRMLFMDGAVDKGFTKELASNIFDLMEKFAGYGFNKSHSAAYALVAYQTAWLKQHYPAQFMAATISSDMDKTDKVVTFIDECRAMKLELLPPDVNGGQFHFSVDKQNSVIYGLGAIKGLGEGPVGNILAARNEGGPFKDIFDFCARVDGRKVNKRAIEALIRSGAFDQIGPDGEIGYRRAVMLAAMDQAAKLAEQHARNTSSGMGDLFGDSIVESASDINYTSYGAARSLSGRKRLNGERETLGLYLTGHPIDEYEEELQMMHPNRISKLRPAKSLTTVSGMIIAMRVMKNKRGENFAFITLDDKSGRLELSIFAEKYNVYREVLVKDALLVVQGVVSEDSFTGGLKMLAESIQSIYEARCSKVKRLSLTVDSNSNDGKWVESLQSSVNIYKDGNCPLEVEYIGTSASGRLKLGSQWRVQPRDELIGQLREKFGKNNVTLHYD; this is encoded by the coding sequence ATAACTACTGCATCATTTGTTCATCTGCGGCTGCACTCTGAATACTCATTAGTCGACGGGTTGGTCAGAATAAAGCCTCTGGCTAAAGCCGTGGCTGATCTGGGTATGCCCGCTGTGGCGCTCACCGACTTCAATAATTTTTTTGCTGCAGTAAAGTTTTACAAGGCCACTCAGGGATCCGGCGTCAAACCTATTTTAGGCGCCGATCTACTGGTACTTGACGAAAGCGGCGAAGGCAGTCCCAGCCAGTTAGTGCTGCTGGTCAAAGACCAGGTCGGTTACGCCAACCTCACCAAATTGATCTCCAAAGCCTATCAAGAGGGTCAGCGCCAAGGCGTGCCGCATATTAAAAAGTCCTGGCTCGGCGAGTTTAGCGATGGACTAATTGCCCTGTCTGGCGGTCGCAATGGCGAGATTGGTGTGGCCCTGGTCTCCAGTCGCGTCGATGATGCCGCCACTGCTCTCGAAGAGTTTATGGCGCTATTTGGCGACCGCTTCTATCTTGAGTTACAGCGCACCGGTCGTCCTGAAGAAGAGGATTATCTCCACGCCGCGGTAGAGCTTGCCGCTCGCTACAACTGTCCAGTAGTGGCAACCAATGATGTGCGCTTTATCTCCAAGGGGGAATTCGAAGCTCACGAGGCCCGGGTCTGTATCCATGAGGGCCGGGCTCTCGATGATCCGCGGCGCGAGCGACGTTTCTCAGAGCAGCAATATCTGCGCAGTGCTGAGGAGATGGTCGAATTATTTGCCGATATCCCAGAGGCCTTGGCGAACAGTGTTGAGATTGCTCGACGCTGCTCCATTGAACTGCGTTTGGGTGAGTATTTTCTGCCGGATTATCCGATCCCTGAGGGTATGACGCTGAATGAATTTTTCACTCAGGAATCTAAAAAAGGTCTGCAAGACCGGCTCGAGGTACTCTACGATACCAGTGCCGCTGATTTTCCCGAGATCCAACAGCGCTATATGGAGCGCTTGGAATTCGAGTTAAAAATTATTATCCAAATGGAATTCCCCGGCTACTTCCTGATTGTGATGGACTTTATCCGCTGGGCGAAAACCAATCTTATACCCGTGGGGCCTGGGCGGGGTTCCGGTGCTGGCTCTCTGGTAGCCTACGCGCTGCTAATTACCGATCTGGATCCACTGGAATACGACCTACTCTTTGAGCGCTTTCTCAATCCAGAGCGTGTCTCCATGCCGGATTTCGATATTGATTTTTGCATGGAAGGCCGCGATCGAGTGATTTCCTATGTTGCCGAGCAGTATGGCCGCGATGCGGTGTCGCAGATTGTCACCTTCGGCACCATGGCCGCCAAAGCGGTGGTTCGCGATGTGGCGCGAGTGCAGGGTAAGTCCTATGGCCTAGCGGATAAGTTGTCGAAGTTAATCCCCTTTGAAGTGGGCATGACCCTTGAAAAAGCGGTTGAACAGGAAGAAACCCTAAAACAGTTTTTGGACGAAGACGATGAGGCCGCCGAGATCTGGGGCATGGCTGTGCAGCTCGAGGGTGTAGCCCGAAACTGTGGCAAACACGCTGGTGGTGTAGTGATTGCACCGACCAAGATCACCGATTTCTCGCCGATCTATTGCGATGAGACCGGCGGTGGTGTGGTTACCCAGTTTGATAAAAACGATGTGGAAGATGCCGGCCTGGTGAAGTTTGATTTCTTGGGCTTGCGCACATTAACCATTATTGATTGGGCGGTGCGCATGATTAATGCGGACCGCAGCATTGTTGGGGAGGCGCCGCTCGAGATCGACAAAATCCCTCTCGACGATCAGCCGACCTATGGATTGATGCAGCGAGCCGAAACGACCGCTGTATTCCAGCTTGAGTCCCGGGGTATGAAAGAGCTAATTAAGAAGCTCGGACCCGATCGCTTTGAAGATATTATTGCACTGGTGGCCCTGTTCCGTCCTGGGCCATTGCAGTCCGGCATGGTCGACGATTTTATCAATCGTAAAAAAGGCCGCGCCGAGGTTAGCTATCCCCATTCCCAATATCAGCACGAGTGCCTGAAGCCCGCCTTGGAACCGACCTACGGCATTATTCTCTATCAGGAACAGGTGATGCAGATCGCTCAGGAGATGGGCGGTTATACATTGGGTGGAGCTGATTTATTACGTCGTGCCATGGGTAAAAAGAACGCTGATGAGATGGCCAAACAGCGCATGTTGTTTATGGATGGCGCGGTTGATAAAGGTTTCACCAAAGAGCTGGCGTCGAATATTTTCGATCTAATGGAGAAGTTTGCCGGCTACGGCTTTAACAAGTCTCACTCCGCTGCCTATGCATTGGTGGCCTACCAGACAGCCTGGTTAAAACAGCATTACCCAGCCCAGTTTATGGCAGCGACGATTTCTTCGGATATGGATAAGACCGATAAGGTTGTGACCTTTATCGATGAATGTCGAGCCATGAAGCTCGAGTTATTGCCGCCAGATGTCAATGGAGGTCAGTTCCACTTTAGTGTCGACAAGCAAAACAGTGTGATCTACGGCTTGGGTGCCATTAAGGGCCTGGGTGAAGGTCCGGTGGGCAATATTCTTGCTGCCCGCAACGAAGGTGGTCCGTTTAAGGATATCTTTGATTTCTGCGCTCGGGTCGATGGCCGCAAGGTCAATAAACGTGCTATTGAAGCGCTGATTCGCAGCGGTGCCTTTGATCAAATTGGTCCCGATGGCGAGATAGGTTATCGTCGTGCAGTGATGCTGGCGGCCATGGATCAAGCGGCCAAGCTCGCCGAGCAGCATGCACGTAACACCAGCAGCGGTATGGGCGATCTATTTGGCGATTCCATTGTTGAGAGCGCCTCAGATATCAATTACACCAGCTATGGTGCTGCGCGCAGCCTGTCTGGTAGGAAGCGGCTAAACGGTGAGCGCGAGACCCTTGGGCTCTATCTCACTGGGCATCCCATCGATGAGTACGAGGAGGAGCTGCAGATGATGCACCCCAATCGTATCTCCAAATTGCGTCCGGCCAAGTCCCTTACCACGGTCTCAGGAATGATCATCGCGATGCGAGTGATGAAGAATAAGCGCGGCGAGAACTTTGCCTTTATTACTCTGGATGATAAGAGTGGTCGTCTTGAACTGTCGATATTTGCTGAAAAATACAATGTCTATCGAGAGGTTCTGGTTAAGGACGCTTTGCTTGTAGTGCAGGGTGTCGTCTCTGAGGACAGTTTTACTGGTGGCCTTAAAATGCTCGCCGAGTCGATCCAGTCGATTTATGAAGCACGCTGCAGCAAAGTGAAGCGTCTGTCATTGACTGTTGATAGTAATTCAAATGATGGAAAGTGGGTCGAAAGCCTGCAGAGCTCGGTGAATATCTACAAGGATGGCAACTGTCCATTGGAAGTCGAGTATATTGGCACCAGCGCCAGTGGTCGCCTAAAACTTGGCAGCCAGTGGCGGGTGCAACCGCGAGATGAGTTGATCGGCCAGCTGCGGGAAAAGTTTGGCAAAAACAACGTCACTTTGCACTATGATTAA